One Xenopus tropicalis strain Nigerian chromosome 8, UCB_Xtro_10.0, whole genome shotgun sequence genomic window carries:
- the zc3h4 gene encoding zinc finger CCCH domain-containing protein 4: MGRGRGRGRGGKGNDEDEYYEEEGDGGMYRNDYEKPHHRADKKGKVVCKYFVEGRCTWGEHCNFSHDVEVPRRRGLCKFYVSGYCARAENCPFMHNDFPCKLYHTTGNCINGEDCMFSHEPLTDETQELLNKILAEDAEAGAEDEKDVEELKKQGINPLPKPPPGVGLLPTPSHSHGAQSSTGPAAPSSPTGGKSAPSVPVSGVPIAGGPIPCVPVSDAPISGGPVPSASIPEASLVGAPPPSGPLPGGPISGGAVQDDQISDMQMPVGPVSGGLVSGGPVGSFVGGPMAGGPVSSGCIPEGSMPAGQITGGPLSEGPVPPMHCGLGDPMETGVPMPPMQPNPEGLMLPMEVGLGGPMPGSPGSIGLASGDLMPGSPLSGGPPPGSMPPGPQQPMDPQMCQRKIPSLFEIVVRPTAHLAHKLGVRPPGPPGGPPGPPPPRFPGPPGPMHHDIELGMDENMPIMPYGPEDGPEMMNDGPPGQVFYDDYYQHPSMGMEQEIVRDTGNYDGYGGMQEDPGAHTYQEPPPDHDPGVEVGTSAFNKGNIPDFLPSAQRALYLRIQQKQQEDEERARRLAGSSQQERENEEGDTGNWYSSDEEEGGSSVTSILKTLRQQSSSKPSAQASPRDSSTGGQLDPRLQKSQATTSIRPSDPRLSRDPRLSRNTESNPTETGPSDPRLARHASQPKQDLQVNKAAAEEEEAERVLRDKPVTIPLEILPGQLLRDPRSQLQQFSHIKKDVSLNKPSFAKTILWSPEDLIPLPVPKQEFVPLPAALQSMPNLDPRLNRQTASAPHDPRQRVPPSEQQTANPNLPDFELLSRILKTVNAASVTASSPPAAPEKPSDPRTRKAPADPRLQKTAEPSLPSRPVEHSPPLSGSPLAENTLTTAPYDPRLLTAGGVSKTSSQSSVLSGISLYDPRTGNKTSEASSNEASSKGQDNKTSNKTKEPLFVRKSALDQPDTEKQTSETATDRYNSYNRPRTKASTASNLPVPESSQPAVHNLPVSSVYGLVKQPTKPGSGSPFAGNSPTQDSEQDAGSLKDVFKGFDPTASPFCQ; the protein is encoded by the exons ATGATTTCCCTTGTAAGCTGTACCATACCACAGGCAATTGTATTAATGGTGAAGATTGCATGTTCTCCCATGAGCCCCTGACAGATGAAACACAAGAACTTCTAAATAAG ATATTGGCTGAAGATGCAGAAGCTGGAGCAGAAGATGAAAAGGATGTTGAAGAGCTAAAAAAGCAAGGTATCAACCCTTTACCAAAGCCACCACCAGGAGTAGGCCTTCTGCCTACACCATCCCACTCTCATGGAGCTCAAAGTTCAACAGGGCCAGCTGCTCCATCCTCTCCTACTggtggtaaatcagcccctagtgtGCCAGTATCTGGAGTTCCTATCGCTGGTGGACCAATACCTTGCGTTCCTGTCTCTGATGCTCCTATATCTGGGGGTCCTGTACCAAGTGCATCAATACCTGAAGCATCTTTGGTGGGAGCACCACCACCTAGTGGACCATTGCCTGGAGGCCCCATTTCAGGTGGTGCAGTGCAAGACGATCAAATTTCAGATATGCAGATGCCTGTAGGTCCTGTATCAGGTGGCCTAGTTTCTGGAGGACCTGTTGGATCATTTGTTGGGGGCCCAATGGCAGGAGGTCCTGTTTCATCAGGTTGCATACCAGAAGGATCTATGCCTGCTGGACAAATTACAGGAGGACCTTTATCAGAGGGACCAGTACCCCCGATGCATTGTGGTCTTGGAGATCCTATGGAAACAGGTGTCCCAATGCCACCCATGCAGCCAAACCCAGAAGGCCTGATGCTACCAATGGAGGTAGGGCTTGGAGGCCCAATGCCAGGAAGCCCAGGATCTATAGGTCTTGCATCAGGTGACCTAATGCCAGGTAGCCCTTTGTCCGGAGGACCTCCGCCAGGATCAATGCCACCTGGTCCGCAGCAGCCAATGGATCCACAGATGTGCCAGAGGAAAATACCATCTCTCTTTGAAATTGTAGTGCGGCCCACTGCTCATTTGGCTCATAAGCTGGGAGTGAG GCCACCTGGACCTCCTGGAGGTCCTCCAGGTCCACCACCACCTAGATTTCCTGGACCTCCAGGCCCAATGCATCATGACATAGAGCTGGGCATGGATGAAAATATGCCCATAATGCCATATGGGCCAGAAGATGGTCCTGAAATGATGAATGATGGGCCACCTGGACAGGTTTTCTATGACGACTACTACCAGCACCCAAGCATGGGAATGGAACAAGAGATCGTAAGAGATACAG GTAACTATGATGGCTATGGTGGGATGCAGGAGGATCCAGGAGCCCATACATACCAGGAACCTCCTCCAGACCATGATCCAGGAGTTGAAGTTGGAACATCTGCTTTCAACAAAGGGAATATCCCAGATTTTCTGCCATCTGCCCAGCGAGCTCTGTATCTGCGCATTCAACAAAAGCAGCAGGAAGATGAAGAACGAGCCAGACGACTTGCAGGTTCCAGTCAGCAGGAAAGAGAAAATGAAGAAG GTGACACAGGTAACTGGTACTCCAGTGATGAAGAGGAAGGTGGTAGCAGCGTGACTTCCATCCTGAAGACTCTGCGACAGCAGTCTTCTAGCAAACCCTCGGCACAAGCTTCACCTAGAGATAGCAGCACAGGTGGACAGCTTGACCCACGATTACAAAAGAGCCAGGCTACTACTAGCATCCGTCCTTCTGACCCTCGTCTCTCCCGTGACCCACGACTTTCCCGAAACACAGAGTCTAACCCTACAGAGACAGGACCCAGTGATCCTAGGTTGGCTCGACATGCTTCTCAACCCAAGCAAGACTTACAAGTTAATAAAGCAGCTGCAGAAGAGGAAGAAGCTGAAAGAGTCTTGCGGGATAAACCAGTCACCATACCACTGGAAATTCTGCCAGGGCAATTGCTGCGGGACCCACGATCTCAGCTTCAGCAGTTCAGCCACATAAAGAAAGACGTCAGTCTGAACAAGCCAAGCTTTGCCAAGACCATCTTGTGGAGTCCCGAAGATCTAATTCCACTGCCTGTCCCAAAGCAAGAGTTTGTTCCTTTGCCTGCGGCCCTGCAATCCATGCCAAACCTAGACCCACGTCTTAACCGACAAACTGCCTCAGCACCTCATGATCCACGTCAACGTGTGCCTCCATCTGAACAACAAACTGCTAATCCAAACCTGCCAGACTTTGAGCTTCTGTCAAGAATTTTAAAGACTGTCAATGCTGCCTCAGTTACGGCTTCTTCTCCACCAGCCGCCCCTGAAAAACCCAGTGATCCACGAACACGTAAGGCTCCCGCTGATCCTCGACTGCAGAAAACTGCGGAACCTTCTCTGCCTTCAAGACCTGTAGAGCACAGCCCTCCTCTCTCTGGGTCTCCACTTGCTGAGAACACACTGACTACTGCCCCTTATGATCCCCGACTTCTGACAGCAGGGGGAGTAAGCAAAACAAGTAGCCAGAGCAGTGTTCTCAGTGGAATTAGTCTTTATGATCCCAGGACTGGGAACAAAACATCTGAAGCCTCATCCAATGAGGCATCCTCCAAAGGACAGGACAACAAAACTTCAAACAAGACAAAAGAGCCACTGTTTGTTCGTAAGTCTGCGCTTGATCAGCCAGATACTGAAAAACAAACTTCTGAGACTGCTACGGATAGGTACAACAGTTACAATCGACCACGTACAAAAGCATCCACTGCTTCTAATTTACCTGTACCTGAAAGCAGTCAACCTGCAGTCCACAATCTCCCTGTGTCATCTGTTTATGGTTTAGTTAAGCAACCTACTAAACCTGGTAGTGGCAGCCCCTTTGCTGGAAACAGCCCAACACAAGACAGTGAACAGGACGCTGGTTCCCTAAAAGATGTTTTTAAAGGCTTTGACCCTACAGCATCCCCATTTTGCCAGTAG